In Salvelinus alpinus chromosome 22, SLU_Salpinus.1, whole genome shotgun sequence, one genomic interval encodes:
- the LOC139548916 gene encoding putative nuclease HARBI1 isoform X2 has translation MKAQNCVFLSALTMACPFVRDVVDEEALVLRRAFRRERVFRDRLDPLAFPDDHLYERYRFSADGIRYLCRLLGPRIKHRTARSHALSVEQMVCVALRFFASGAFLYSVGDAEQLNKATICRTIRSVCLAIKALADVFISFPGHRRLCDIKEEFYRIAVDCTHIRIKAPSGAHEADFVNRKSFHSINVQMVCNADCVISNVVAKWPGSVHDSRIFRASEIYQCLSQGEFSGVLLGDRGYGCQPFLLTPFTDPQEAQQAYNHAHARTRARVEMTFGLLKARFHCLHKLRVSPVRACDITVACAVLHNVACLRKERAPRVPPAMDWDNPAIFPDDDSGRLLRDQYVLNYFS, from the exons atgaaggcccaaaattgtgtgttcctttctgctctgacaatggcatgcccattcgtgcgagatgtggtggatgaagaagcacttgtgctgaggagagccttcaggcgagaaagggtcttcagggaccggttggacccactggccttccctgatgaccatctatatgaaagatacaggttttctgcagatggcatcaggtatctatgcagactactgggtcccaggattaagcaccgcactgcacggagccatgcactgagtgtggagcaaatggtttgtgtggccttgcgcttttttgctagtggagccttcctgtactcagtgggggatgcagaacagctgaacaaggccacaatttgccgcacaataaggagtgtgtgtctggctatcaaagcattagcagatgtcttcatctccttccctggccacagaagactctgtgacatcaaagaggagttctataggattgcag tggactgcacacacataaggataaaagccccctcaggtgcccatgaggccgattttgtgaataggaaatcctttcacagcattaatgttcag atggtctgcaatgctgactgtgtgatcagcaatgttgtggcaaaatggcctggctcagtccatgactccagaatctttcgggcctctgaaatctatcagtgcctatcacaag gtgaattctctggtgtgttgctgggagacagggggtatggctgccagccttttctcctgacacctttcacagacccccaggaagcacagcaggcctacaaccatgcccatgccaggaccagggccagagttgaaatgacctttggcctcctgaaggcacgctttcactgccttcacaaattaagggtcagccctgttagggcatgtgatattactgtggcttgtgctgtcctccacaatgtggcctgcctgaggaaggagagggcccccagagtgccaccagccatggactgggacaatccggcaatcttccctgatgacgacagtggtcggctgctgagggaccaatatgtgttgaattattttagttag
- the LOC139548916 gene encoding putative nuclease HARBI1 isoform X1 codes for MKAQNCVFLSALTMACPFVRDVVDEEALVLRRAFRRERVFRDRLDPLAFPDDHLYERYRFSADGIRYLCRLLGPRIKHRTARSHALSVEQMVCVALRFFASGAFLYSVGDAEQLNKATICRTIRSVCLAIKALADVFISFPGHRRLCDIKEEFYRIAGFPNVIGAVDCTHIRIKAPSGAHEADFVNRKSFHSINVQMVCNADCVISNVVAKWPGSVHDSRIFRASEIYQCLSQGEFSGVLLGDRGYGCQPFLLTPFTDPQEAQQAYNHAHARTRARVEMTFGLLKARFHCLHKLRVSPVRACDITVACAVLHNVACLRKERAPRVPPAMDWDNPAIFPDDDSGRLLRDQYVLNYFS; via the exons atgaaggcccaaaattgtgtgttcctttctgctctgacaatggcatgcccattcgtgcgagatgtggtggatgaagaagcacttgtgctgaggagagccttcaggcgagaaagggtcttcagggaccggttggacccactggccttccctgatgaccatctatatgaaagatacaggttttctgcagatggcatcaggtatctatgcagactactgggtcccaggattaagcaccgcactgcacggagccatgcactgagtgtggagcaaatggtttgtgtggccttgcgcttttttgctagtggagccttcctgtactcagtgggggatgcagaacagctgaacaaggccacaatttgccgcacaataaggagtgtgtgtctggctatcaaagcattagcagatgtcttcatctccttccctggccacagaagactctgtgacatcaaagaggagttctataggattgcag gtttccccaatgtcattggtgcagtggactgcacacacataaggataaaagccccctcaggtgcccatgaggccgattttgtgaataggaaatcctttcacagcattaatgttcag atggtctgcaatgctgactgtgtgatcagcaatgttgtggcaaaatggcctggctcagtccatgactccagaatctttcgggcctctgaaatctatcagtgcctatcacaag gtgaattctctggtgtgttgctgggagacagggggtatggctgccagccttttctcctgacacctttcacagacccccaggaagcacagcaggcctacaaccatgcccatgccaggaccagggccagagttgaaatgacctttggcctcctgaaggcacgctttcactgccttcacaaattaagggtcagccctgttagggcatgtgatattactgtggcttgtgctgtcctccacaatgtggcctgcctgaggaaggagagggcccccagagtgccaccagccatggactgggacaatccggcaatcttccctgatgacgacagtggtcggctgctgagggaccaatatgtgttgaattattttagttag
- the trim59 gene encoding uncharacterized protein trim59: MGALDTAHVEVFLAYDPLIQRLELQEEQLDLLSLGSAVEDEDSPLVLLDKFYLFWEVEALVNPTLPKSLSITLVLLSTIEGLVEEPVPWFFCCAKPTILMTVLRPEAGSHPGGWAHDLLLQLQPTPPVVLLLAVWVNPVGGASLGFSLLSKLSQMVHGLSSKLIASLWKTAGFLYAQTVEVQLFSTLGENTYQQLASFKLMTERQVFTSGRTQAPGDVRLHSFGLELMLIVPSD; this comes from the exons ATGGGGGCCCTGGACACCGCACACGTGGAGGTGTTTCTGGCCTATGACCCACTCATTCAGAGGCTGGAGCTGCAG GAGGAGCAGCTGGACCTGTTGTCTCTGGGCTCGGCCGTGGAGGACGAAGACTCTCCCCTGGTCTTACTGGATAAGTTCTACCTGTTCTGGGAGGTGGAGGCGCTGGTAAATCCAACCCTGCCCAAATCCCTCTCCATCACCCTTGTGCTGCTGAGCACCATCGAAGGGCTGGTGGAAGAGCCGGTGCCTTGGTTCTTCTGCTGTGCCAAGCCCACCATTCTGATGACGGTTCTTAGGCCAGAGGCAGGGAGTCACCCTGGAGGCTGGGCCCATGATCTGTTGCTGCAGCTCCAGCCCACTCCCCCTGTGGTGCTCCTGCTGGCTGTGTGGGTGAATCCTGTTGGGGGAGCATCTCTGGGCTTCTCCCTGCTGTCCAAGCTCAGTCAGATGGTACACGGCCTAAGTAGCAAACTGATCGCCTCACTATGGAAGACAGCAGGCTTCCTGTATGCACAGACAGTGGAGGTGCAGCTCTTCTCCACACTGGGGGAGAACACCTACCAACAGCTGGCATCCTTCAAGCTCATGACAGAAAGACAGGTCTTCACTTCAGGAAGGACCCAAGCACCTGGTGATGTAAGGTTACACTCCTTTGGTTTGGAATTAATGCTAATTGTGCCTAGTGATTAG
- the smc4 gene encoding LOW QUALITY PROTEIN: structural maintenance of chromosomes protein 4 (The sequence of the model RefSeq protein was modified relative to this genomic sequence to represent the inferred CDS: inserted 14 bases in 10 codons; deleted 1 base in 1 codon; substituted 5 bases at 5 genomic stop codons): MTFKTSKSITTSKPRGKGSQPRDDSEDELDVPHKEANSNGQEAPPTNAPGEGAEAVDNRSLEEILGSIPPPPPPAMTNEPGAPCLMITHIVNXNVKSYAGEQILGPFHKRFSCIIGPNGSGKSNVIDSMLFVFGYRAQKIRSKKXSVLIHSSDQHKDVQSCTVEVHFQNITDKEGDDYEVIPNSKFYVSRTASKDNSSSYHINGKKATFKDVGTLLRSHGIDLDHNRFLILQGEVEQIAMMKPKGQTEHDEGMQEYLEDIIGSCRLKQPIHTLRRRVELLNGERREACFTVKSLNRVKMVEKEKTALAGETNTVVEFLTLENDIFKQKRQLCQYCVHDFQKRVANKEEEKQRIQDDTKELTEKNNIAEXNQDLKNVKKQGKLTKYIEFQKEKFTQLDLQDVEVXEKLKHTKSKDKKLQKQLEKDKLEEVRNVPASSEKIISEASAHREVLEKQNWKEKERLKDVMESLKEETNGLQQEKETMEKELMELSKAVNVTRSHQDVAQSELDIYLSRHNTALTQLNMATQSLQIASDTIKELQVKIPQCEQELKKDEAELELLLQADGQTRELVRDMRXEEAKSSLSSNRSRGKVLDALMQQKRSGKIPGILGRLGDLGAIDEKYDIAISSSCGSLDNILVDSIDXAQKCINFLKAQNIRVAKMKVWENKMGPISIPENIPCLFDMVRVQDESMKPAFYFALRDTLVAKDLEXATLLAFQKDKHWRVVTMQGQIIEMAGTMTEGGARVMRGRMGSIGTEVTQQELDCMESKLIEKVVQLQGCQERKLQLEEKVQRLXQQLRDMXHTNSMQSLAEQEAHLKPQIKELEANVLAATPDKNKQXQLEKTLKDFQKASSKAGKVVKRLHTLIVDINSHKLKAQQDKLDKVNKELDDCSSAITKAQVAIKNAVRNLKKCEDGVSRLEGELEETEKSXTDHLKRLEENGEIMKDCQEAAALPERHQGVVREINALQEHALQEEXRLREEQMDTSITEHTNKIKHWQRWASKLSLHAIEDKPAEAXARADLAAIKGPDVITNQISLTEARCAQMKPNLGAIAEYKKVHTKLSLGLIKHLDTLSQRDNFKRGCEDLRKQRLNEFMAGFNITNKLKENYQMLTLGGNAELELVNSLDPFSEGIMFSVRPPKKSWKKIFNLSGGEKTLSSLALVFALHHFKPTPLYFXINAALDFKNVSIVACYIQEQTKNAQFIISLRNNMFEIADRLIGIYKTHNTTKXGINPKAILRTAVTLFPPP, encoded by the exons ATGACATTCAAAACGTCGAAAAGTATAACTACTTCCAAGCCAAGAGGGAAAGGTTCGCAGCCTCGGGATGACTCCGAAGACGAGTTGGACGTACCCCATAAAGAAGCGAACTCCAATGGCCAAGAGGCTCCGCCGACAAATG CTCCCGGGGAGGGTGCCGAGGCTGTTGATAATCGAAGTTTGGAGGAGATTCTTGGTAGCATCCCTCCACCCCCGCCCCCAGCAATGACCAATGAACCAGGCGCTCCTTGCTTGATGATTACACATATAGTTAATTAGAACGTCAAATCCTATGCTGGCGAGCAGATTCTGGGCCCTTTCCATAAG CGTTTTTCTTGTATCATTGGTCCAAATGGCAGTGGGAAGTCCAACGTGATAGATTCAATGCTCTTTGTGTTTGGCTATAGGGCTCAAAAAATCAGATCCAAAAA CTCTGTGCTGATTCACAGCTCTGACCAGCACAAGGATGTGCAGAGCTGCACTGTGGAAGTGCATTTTCAGAACATTACTGACAAG GAAGGAGATGACTACGAAGTCATCCCCAACAGCAAGTTCTATGTTTCCAGAACTGCCAGCAAAGACAATTCCTCGTCCTACCACATCAATGGCAAGAAGGCCACTTTCAAAGATGTGGGGACTCTGCTGCGTAGCCATGGCATTGACCTGGACCACAACAGATTTCTGATTTTACAG GGTGAGGTGGAGCAGATAGCCATGATGAAGCCCAAGGGGCAGACGGAGCATGATGAGGGCATGCAGGAATACCTGGAGGACATCATTGGCTCCTGCCGCCTGAAGCAGCCCATCCACACCCTGAGGCGCCGTGTGGAGCTCCTCAACGGGGAGAGAAG GGAGGCTTGTTTCACTGTGAAATCT CTAAACAGGGTCaaaatggtggagaaggagaagactgCTCTGGCGGGAGAGACGAACACAGTCGTGGAGTTCCTCACTCTGGAGAATGATATTTTCAAACAAAAGAGACAGCTCTGCCAGTACTGTGT CCATGACTTCCAGAAGAGAGTGGCAAACAAAGAGGAGGAGAAGCAGAGGATCCAGGACGACACCAAGGAACTCACAGAGAAGAACAACATCGCTGA GAACCAAGATCTGAAAAATGTGAA GAAACAAGGAAAGCTGACCAAGTACATTGAGTTCCAGAAGGAGAAGTTTACCCAGCTGGACCTGCAGGATGTGGAGGTCTGAGAGAAACTGAAGCACACCAAGAGTAAAGAC AAGAAACTACAGAAACAACTGGAGAAGGACAAG CTGGAGGAGGTGCGTAACGTGCCGGCCAGCAGTGAGAAGATCATTTCTGAGGCGTCCGCTCACAGGGAGGTGTTGGAGAAACAGAAttggaaggagaaggagagactgaAGGACGTGATGGAAAGTCTGAAGGAGGAGACCAATGGCCTGCAGCAGGAGAAGGAG ACTATGGAGAAGGAGCTGATGGAGCTGAGTAAGGCTGTGAACGTGACACGCTCCCATCAGGACGTGGCCCAGTCTGAGCTGGACATCTACCTGAGTCGCCACAACACCGCTCTGACCCAGCTGAACATGGCCACGCAGTCCCTGCAGATCGCCTCTGACACCATCAAAGAGCTGCAGGTCAAAATACCCCAGTGTGAGCAGGAGCTCAAGAAG GATGAGGCGGAGCTGGAGCTGCTGCTGCAAGCAGATGGTCAGACCAGGGAGCTGGTGAGGGACATGA CGGAGGAGGCCAAGAGCTCCCTGTCCTCTAACCGCAGCAGGGGGAAGGTGCTGGACGCCCTCATGCAGCAGAAGAGGAGCGGCAAGATCCCCGGCATCCTGGGACGACTA GGTGATCTTGGGGCCATCGATGAGAAGTATGACATCGCCATCTCATCCAGCTGTGGCTCTCTGGACAACATCCTGGTGGACAGCATCGA AGCCCAGAAATGTATCAACTTCCTCAAGGCCCAGAATATCAGAGTGGCCAAG ATGAAGGTGTGGGAGAATAAGATGGGGCCCATCTCCATCCCAGAGAACATCCCTTGCCTGTTTGACATGGTGCGGGTGCAGGATGAGAGTATGAAGCCAGCCTTCTACTTTGCCCTGAGGGACACCCTGGTGGCCAAGGACCTGGAGTAGGCAACACTACtcgccttccagaaggacaaacactGGAGAGTGGTCACCATGCAGGGACAGATCATAGAGATGGCTG GTACCATGACTGAAGGTGGAGCGAGAGTGATGCGGGGCAGGATGGGCTCCATCGGCACTGAGGTCACCCAGCAGGAG CTGGACTGTATGGAGAGCAAGCTGATTGAGAAGGTGGTGCAGCTGCAGGGCTGCCAGGAGAGGAAGCTGCAGCTGGAGGAGAAAGTCCAGAGACTCTGACAGCAGCTCAGAGACA AACACACCAATAGCATGCAG AGCTTGGCAGAGCAGGAGGCTCACCTGAAGCCTCAAATTAAAGAGCTAGAGGCCAATGTCCTGGCTGCTACCCCCGACAAGAACAAACAGTAACAGTTGGAGAAGACCCTGAAGGACTTCCAGAAAG CTTCCAGTAAGGCAGGGAAGGTGGTGAAGAGGCTCCACACCCTCATTGTGGACATCAACAGCCACAAGCTGAAGGCCCAGCAGGACAAACTGGACAAGGTCAACAAGGAGCTGGATGACTGCTCCTCAGCCATCACCAAGGCCCAGGTAGCCATCAAGAACGCAGTGCG TAACCTGAAGAAGTGTGAAGACGGTGTGAGTCGCCTGGAGGGAGAGCTGGAGGAGACTGAGAAGA CGACAGATCATCTTAAGAGGCTGGAGGAGAATGGGGAGATCATGAAGGACTGCCAGGAGGCTGCGGCACTGCCGGAGCGGCACCAGGGGGTGGTGAGGGAGATCAACGCCCTGCAGGAGCACGCTCTACAGGAAG TCCGACTTCGGGAGGAGCAGATGGACACCTCCATCACCGAACACACCAACAAGATCAAACACTGGCAGAGGTGG GCCTCTAAGCTCTCCCTTCACGCCATTGAGGACAAACCAGCGGAGG CTGCCCGTGCTGACCTGGCGGCCATCAAGGGGCCTGACGTCATCACCAACCAGATCTCCCTGACGGAGGCCCGCTGTGCCCAGATGAAGCCCAACCTGGGAGCCATTGCAGAGTACAAGAAGGTACACACCAAGCTCTCTCTAGGTCTAATCAAGCACCTTGACACCCT ATCACAGAGAGACAACTTCAAGCGTGGATGTGAGGACCTGCGCAAGCAGAGGCTCAACGAGTTCATGGCTGGCTTCAACATCACCAACAAGCTGAAGGAGAACTACCAGATGCTGACACTAGGGGGTAACGCTGAGCTGGAGCTAGTCAACAGCCTGGACCCCTTCTCTGAGGGCATCATGTTCAG TGTGCGTCCCCCTAAGAAGAGCTGGAAGAAGATTTTCaacctgtctggaggagagaagaCCCTGAGCTCTCTGGCCCTGGTGTTTGCTCTGCACCACTTCAAGCCCACACCCCTCTACT AGATTAACGCAGCCCTGGACTTCAAGAATGTCTCCATCGTGGCCTGTTACA TACAGGAGCAAACCAAGAATGCTCAGTTCATCATCTCCCTGAGGAACAACATGTTTGAGATTGCTGACCGTCTGATCGGCATCTACAAAACCCACAACACCACCAA TGGAATCAATCCTAAAGCCATTCTTAGAACAGCAGTGACTCTGTTTCCCCCCCCTTAG